In a single window of the Prevotella melaninogenica genome:
- a CDS encoding enoyl-ACP reductase has translation MSYNLLKGKRGIIFGALNEMSIAWKVAERAVEEGAMITLSNTPIAVRMGTVNALSEKLNCEVIPADATNVEDLENVFKRSMEVLGGKIDFVLHSIGMSPNVRKHRTYDDLDYKMLDTTLDISAVSFHKMIQSAKKLDAINEYGSILALSYVAAQRTFYGYNDMADAKALLESIGRSFGYIYGREKHVRINTISQSPTMTTAGSGVKGMDKLFDFADRMSPLGNASADECADYCIVMFSDLTRKVTMQNLYHDGGFSNVGMSLRAMATYEKGLDEYKDENGNIIYG, from the coding sequence ATGAGTTACAACTTATTAAAAGGTAAAAGAGGTATTATTTTTGGAGCCCTCAACGAGATGTCAATCGCATGGAAAGTTGCTGAAAGAGCAGTTGAGGAAGGTGCAATGATCACTTTGTCAAATACTCCAATCGCAGTAAGAATGGGTACAGTAAATGCACTGTCTGAGAAGTTAAACTGCGAGGTTATTCCTGCTGACGCAACAAACGTTGAGGACTTGGAGAATGTATTCAAGCGCTCAATGGAGGTTTTGGGTGGTAAGATCGACTTCGTTCTGCACTCTATCGGTATGTCTCCAAACGTGCGTAAGCACCGCACATACGATGATTTGGACTACAAGATGCTTGATACAACACTTGATATCTCAGCTGTTTCATTCCATAAGATGATTCAGAGTGCTAAGAAACTTGATGCTATCAACGAATATGGTTCTATCCTTGCACTCTCTTACGTAGCTGCTCAGCGTACCTTCTACGGTTACAATGATATGGCTGATGCTAAGGCATTGTTGGAGAGTATCGGTCGTAGCTTCGGTTATATTTATGGTCGTGAGAAGCACGTACGTATCAATACTATTTCTCAGTCACCTACAATGACAACTGCTGGTTCAGGTGTGAAGGGTATGGATAAGCTCTTCGACTTCGCTGATCGTATGTCTCCATTGGGTAACGCAAGTGCTGATGAGTGTGCTGACTATTGTATCGTAATGTTCTCTGACCTCACCCGTAAGGTGACAATGCAGAACCTTTACCACGATGGTGGTTTCTCAAATGTAGGTATGAGTCTTCGCGCTATGGCTACATACGAGAAGGGTCTCGATGAGTATAAGGACGAGAATGGTAATATTATCTACGGATAA
- a CDS encoding FN3 domain-containing metallophosphoesterase family protein, which yields MKHVLLGLLLLLSFSAKGIEVTHGPWICDMDSTSVTIVWVTDKPGKSWVEIAPDGPDHFYGKARPRYYDILEGRKVLTDSVHRVHIEGLKPNTKYRYRVFTQEVAEWRYDDWVTFGKTACTDVWRGKPHEFTTFPTQSREITFLVLNDIHERAKFMKDLCKNIDFKKLDFVLLNGDMSNRLRSQQHMMEAYLDTCVSMFATHTPLFFNRGNHELRGQFADYLYRYFPTNSGKYYRLQHVAGVDFLFIDSGEDKPDEDIEYSGIVDYDQYRVEQARWLRQLREEKKVGKYPLVVFSHMPPTLENWHGPYHMQETLTPELNKMNVSVMLSGHLHAFGYQKPNEIINFPNLANSNNTYLLCRIANGKMEVDYVGLTDKDKKHFTFLMK from the coding sequence ATGAAACATGTATTGTTAGGTTTATTGTTGCTGCTTTCATTTAGTGCCAAGGGCATTGAGGTAACTCATGGCCCTTGGATTTGCGACATGGATAGTACAAGTGTTACAATTGTTTGGGTGACAGACAAGCCTGGAAAGTCGTGGGTTGAGATAGCACCAGATGGCCCTGACCATTTCTATGGTAAGGCTCGTCCTCGTTATTATGATATTCTTGAGGGGCGTAAGGTGCTCACCGATAGTGTTCACCGCGTTCATATTGAAGGTTTGAAGCCTAATACAAAATATCGTTACCGCGTTTTCACACAGGAAGTTGCTGAGTGGCGTTATGATGATTGGGTGACATTTGGTAAGACAGCTTGTACTGATGTATGGCGTGGAAAACCTCATGAGTTTACAACCTTCCCTACACAATCACGTGAAATAACATTCTTAGTACTAAATGATATTCATGAACGTGCCAAGTTTATGAAGGATTTATGTAAGAATATCGACTTCAAAAAACTTGATTTTGTGCTGCTTAATGGCGATATGTCAAATCGTTTGAGAAGTCAGCAACACATGATGGAGGCTTATTTGGATACTTGTGTGAGCATGTTTGCTACTCATACTCCTTTATTCTTCAATCGTGGAAATCATGAACTCCGTGGTCAGTTTGCTGATTATCTCTATCGTTATTTCCCGACTAATTCAGGTAAATACTATCGTCTACAACATGTAGCAGGTGTTGATTTCTTGTTCATAGACTCTGGAGAGGATAAGCCTGATGAGGATATAGAATATAGTGGCATTGTGGATTATGATCAATATCGTGTTGAGCAGGCTCGTTGGTTGCGTCAACTTCGAGAGGAGAAGAAAGTGGGTAAATACCCATTGGTTGTGTTTTCGCACATGCCACCAACACTTGAGAACTGGCATGGTCCATATCACATGCAGGAAACATTGACACCAGAACTTAATAAGATGAATGTGTCTGTTATGCTTTCCGGTCATCTTCATGCCTTTGGCTATCAGAAACCAAATGAGATAATAAACTTCCCTAACTTGGCTAATAGTAATAACACCTATTTGTTATGTCGTATTGCAAACGGCAAGATGGAGGTGGATTATGTGGGACTTACTGATAAGGATAAGAAGCATTTCACGTTCCTAATGAAATAG
- a CDS encoding DUF2238 domain-containing protein, whose amino-acid sequence MIDKTKLTLVLLVVIVTVITCIHPIYPNEQTLQHIGTVLLLIPLIIDVFRKKLPMSAFIGIVGFTLLHVIGARYIYSYVPYKEWAVSLGLVDKDFFQDPRNHYDRLVHFSFGALMFPYFVYLCRKWVKQQSFVAVVVAWMMIQTGSLIYELFEWLLTIVMTAEEADYYNGQQGDMWDAQKDMALALVGSTGMFFIYAVRSLVRRGK is encoded by the coding sequence ATGATTGATAAAACGAAACTGACGCTTGTTTTGTTGGTAGTGATTGTGACGGTTATAACTTGTATTCATCCAATCTACCCGAATGAGCAGACGCTGCAGCATATTGGTACAGTACTATTATTGATACCACTGATAATAGATGTGTTTAGAAAGAAACTACCGATGTCAGCGTTTATTGGTATTGTTGGTTTTACGTTGCTTCATGTTATTGGCGCACGTTATATTTATTCTTACGTGCCTTATAAGGAGTGGGCAGTATCGTTAGGTTTGGTTGATAAAGATTTCTTCCAAGACCCACGTAATCATTATGATCGGTTAGTACACTTCTCTTTTGGGGCATTGATGTTCCCTTACTTCGTCTATCTTTGTAGGAAATGGGTAAAACAACAGTCGTTTGTTGCTGTTGTAGTGGCATGGATGATGATTCAAACGGGTAGTTTGATTTACGAGCTATTTGAATGGTTACTGACGATTGTCATGACAGCAGAGGAGGCTGACTATTATAATGGTCAGCAAGGTGATATGTGGGATGCACAGAAGGATATGGCTTTGGCACTGGTTGGCTCTACTGGAATGTTCTTTATATATGCGGTTCGTAGCCTTGTAAGAAGGGGTAAATAG
- a CDS encoding RNase H family protein, whose protein sequence is MAIDSHNTNQAGGAQPNTQTSSQTNSQSAIQPQQTGASPLSGGLRGAGAWAVDAACSGNPGPMEYQCVDLQTGARVFHFGPVMGTNNIGEFLAIVHALALMEKQGIKDKVIYSDSYNAILWVNKKRCKTTFVRNAETEELHQIIARAEQWLQTHKVTTPIIKWETKQWGEIPADFGRK, encoded by the coding sequence ATGGCAATAGACTCACATAACACGAATCAAGCTGGTGGTGCTCAGCCAAACACACAGACGAGTTCTCAAACAAACTCTCAGTCAGCTATCCAACCACAGCAAACTGGGGCTTCCCCCCTTTCGGGGGGACTGAGGGGGGCTGGTGCTTGGGCTGTTGACGCTGCTTGTTCTGGCAACCCGGGACCGATGGAGTATCAATGTGTTGACCTACAAACTGGTGCAAGAGTCTTCCATTTTGGTCCAGTTATGGGAACGAACAACATTGGTGAGTTCCTCGCTATTGTTCATGCTTTGGCACTGATGGAGAAGCAAGGTATCAAGGATAAGGTTATTTATAGCGACTCTTACAATGCTATCTTATGGGTAAATAAAAAACGTTGTAAGACTACTTTTGTCCGCAATGCAGAAACTGAAGAACTCCATCAAATCATTGCTCGTGCAGAACAGTGGCTGCAGACGCATAAGGTTACAACACCTATTATAAAGTGGGAAACAAAGCAGTGGGGTGAGATCCCTGCCGACTTCGGAAGGAAGTAA
- the bglX gene encoding beta-glucosidase BglX, with the protein MKRTIVAIACAIGCFCVGNAHNVNSLLPQKREKKEVKVGDSETKFVHELMQKMTLTEKIGQLSQYVGGTLLTGPQSGALSDSLFIRGMVGSILNVGGVDNLRKLQEKNMQLSRLKIPILFAFDVIHGYKTIFPTPLAESCTWDLDFMYETSKAAAIEASASGIHWTFAPMVDIARDPRWGRIVEGAGEDTYLACKIAEARVRGFQWNLGKPNSVYACAKHFVAYGAPQAGRDYAPVDISMSTLAEVYLPPFKACVDAGVKTFMSAFNSLNGVPATGNRWLMTNLLRNQWKFQGFVVSDWNAVQELKDHGVAATDEEASLLAFNAGVDMNMTDGLYNRCLEKALREGRVDIKAIDASVERILRAKYALGLFEDPYRFLDSKRERTEVRSNSVMTLARKVAASSMVLLKNSQSTLPLSKHTNRIALIGPLANNRSEVMGSWKARGEDKDVVTVLEGIKNKLGSGVAINYVQGCDFLDPSTQEFSKAFEAAKQSDVVIAVVGEKALMSGESRSRAVLRLPGQQEALLDTLQKAGKPLVVVLMNGRPLCLEKVDKQADALLEAWFPGTQCGNAVADILFGDAVPAGKLTTSFPLSEGQIPNYYNYKRSGRPGDMPHSSTVRHIDVPNRNLYPFGYGLSYTKFSYGEIQCANEFNVDGTLQVSVDVTNTGGYDGEEIVQLYVADKHASMVRPVKELKGFKKVFIPKGETVRVDFTLNARDLGFWNNEMQYVVEPGIFEIMVGSSSEDLQKKEAIWKGDK; encoded by the coding sequence ATGAAACGAACTATTGTAGCTATTGCTTGTGCAATTGGCTGTTTCTGTGTAGGTAATGCACATAATGTAAATTCTCTACTTCCTCAGAAACGAGAGAAAAAAGAAGTTAAGGTGGGAGATAGTGAGACAAAGTTTGTGCATGAACTTATGCAGAAGATGACGCTTACAGAGAAGATAGGACAATTGTCTCAATATGTAGGAGGAACGCTTTTGACAGGTCCTCAGAGTGGAGCTCTTTCTGATTCGCTCTTTATTCGTGGCATGGTGGGGTCAATACTCAATGTCGGAGGGGTTGATAATCTGCGAAAGTTGCAGGAGAAGAATATGCAGTTATCACGTTTGAAGATACCAATTCTCTTTGCTTTCGATGTTATTCATGGTTATAAAACGATATTTCCAACGCCTTTGGCAGAATCATGTACATGGGATTTAGATTTTATGTATGAGACTTCCAAAGCTGCAGCTATAGAGGCTTCTGCATCAGGTATTCATTGGACATTTGCCCCAATGGTTGACATTGCACGTGACCCGCGATGGGGTAGAATCGTAGAAGGTGCTGGTGAAGATACCTATCTGGCTTGTAAGATAGCTGAAGCACGTGTGCGTGGTTTCCAATGGAATCTTGGTAAACCTAACTCAGTTTATGCTTGTGCCAAGCATTTTGTAGCCTATGGTGCTCCACAAGCAGGACGTGATTATGCACCAGTAGATATTTCAATGTCTACTTTGGCTGAGGTTTACCTGCCTCCATTCAAGGCTTGTGTTGATGCAGGTGTGAAGACTTTTATGTCAGCTTTTAATAGTCTTAATGGTGTTCCTGCAACTGGTAATCGTTGGTTGATGACCAATCTACTGCGCAATCAATGGAAATTCCAAGGTTTTGTAGTAAGCGATTGGAATGCTGTACAAGAGTTGAAAGACCATGGTGTAGCTGCAACGGATGAAGAAGCTTCCCTTTTGGCTTTTAATGCTGGTGTAGACATGAATATGACAGACGGTTTATATAATCGTTGTTTGGAAAAAGCCTTACGTGAGGGGCGTGTCGATATAAAGGCTATTGACGCATCAGTTGAGCGTATTCTGCGTGCGAAATATGCCTTAGGCCTTTTTGAAGATCCCTATCGTTTCCTTGATTCTAAGCGCGAACGTACTGAAGTTCGTTCTAATAGTGTTATGACTTTGGCTCGAAAAGTTGCTGCATCGTCAATGGTTTTGTTGAAAAACAGTCAAAGTACACTTCCTCTTTCTAAGCATACAAACCGCATTGCTCTCATCGGTCCTTTGGCTAATAATCGTTCTGAGGTGATGGGGTCGTGGAAGGCACGTGGTGAAGACAAAGATGTTGTGACAGTATTAGAGGGTATTAAGAATAAGTTGGGTAGTGGTGTAGCTATCAATTACGTACAAGGTTGCGACTTCTTAGACCCTTCAACGCAGGAGTTTTCAAAAGCCTTTGAAGCAGCAAAGCAAAGTGATGTTGTGATAGCTGTTGTTGGTGAAAAGGCTTTGATGAGTGGAGAATCACGCAGTAGAGCAGTCCTTCGCTTGCCAGGTCAGCAAGAAGCACTCCTTGACACACTACAAAAGGCTGGTAAGCCGCTTGTTGTTGTGTTGATGAATGGTCGTCCTCTCTGTTTGGAAAAGGTTGATAAGCAGGCAGATGCTTTGCTTGAAGCTTGGTTCCCTGGTACACAATGCGGTAATGCAGTAGCTGATATTCTCTTCGGTGATGCTGTTCCTGCAGGTAAGTTGACAACCTCTTTCCCTCTCTCTGAGGGACAGATTCCAAATTATTATAATTATAAGCGTTCAGGAAGACCAGGTGATATGCCTCATAGTTCAACGGTTCGTCATATTGATGTTCCTAACAGAAACCTCTATCCTTTCGGTTATGGCTTGAGTTATACGAAGTTCTCTTATGGTGAGATACAATGTGCAAACGAGTTTAATGTTGATGGTACACTACAGGTTTCGGTTGATGTTACCAACACTGGTGGTTATGATGGCGAGGAAATCGTACAACTTTATGTAGCAGATAAGCATGCTTCTATGGTTCGTCCAGTGAAGGAGTTGAAAGGCTTTAAAAAGGTTTTCATACCAAAGGGTGAGACTGTGCGCGTAGACTTCACTCTCAATGCTCGTGACTTAGGTTTCTGGAATAATGAGATGCAATATGTAGTTGAGCCAGGAATCTTTGAGATTATGGTGGGAAGTAGCAGTGAGGATTTGCAGAAGAAAGAAGCTATTTGGAAAGGAGATAAGTAA
- the argS gene encoding arginine--tRNA ligase → MKIEEQITVAALAAVKELYGTEVPEKMIQLQKTRSDFEGNLTLVTFPLLKTSHKKPEDTAQDLGEYLKKNCKAVADFNVVKGFLNLVIAQAAWTGLLNDINADEKFGEKRVTDESPLVMIEYSSPNTNKPLHLGHVRNNLLGWSLAQIMEANGNKVVKTNIVNDRGIHICKSMLAWQKWGNGITPEQAGKKGDHLVGDFYVLFDKHLKEECKQLQEQYEKEGLTAEEAKEKAEHEAPLMKETRDMLVKWEANDPEVRGLWEMMNNWVYAGFDETYKALGVGFDKIYYESSTYLAGKKKVEEGLAKGLFIRKEDNSVWADLTNEGLDQKLLLRKDGTSVYMTQDIGTAEMRFNDYPIDKMIYVVGNEQNYHFQVLSILLDRLGFKWGKDLVHFSYGMVELPNGKMKSREGTVVDADDLVASMIENAKSLSEDKVNKLEGITEEEKNEIARIVGMGALKYFILKVDARKNMLFNPEESIDFNGNTGPFIQYTYARIRSILRKAEAQNITLPASLNDDAPLNDKEIALIQKLNDFGAAVAQAGIDYSPSGIANYCYELTKEFNQFYHDYSILNADTEAEKITRLVIAKNVAKVIKNGMALLGIEVPERM, encoded by the coding sequence ATGAAGATAGAAGAGCAAATTACCGTTGCTGCACTTGCAGCTGTCAAGGAATTGTATGGAACAGAAGTTCCTGAAAAGATGATTCAGCTGCAGAAGACACGCAGCGACTTTGAGGGTAACCTCACACTCGTCACCTTCCCATTGCTGAAGACTTCACACAAGAAGCCTGAAGATACGGCACAGGATTTAGGTGAATACCTAAAGAAGAACTGTAAGGCTGTAGCCGACTTCAACGTTGTAAAGGGCTTCCTTAACCTCGTTATTGCACAAGCAGCATGGACAGGTCTGTTGAATGATATCAACGCTGACGAGAAGTTTGGCGAGAAGCGTGTGACAGACGAGAGCCCATTGGTGATGATCGAATACTCTTCACCTAACACCAACAAGCCACTTCACCTCGGTCACGTTCGTAACAACCTACTTGGTTGGTCATTGGCACAGATTATGGAGGCTAACGGCAACAAGGTAGTAAAGACAAATATCGTTAATGACCGTGGTATCCACATCTGTAAGTCTATGTTGGCTTGGCAGAAGTGGGGCAATGGCATCACACCAGAGCAGGCAGGCAAGAAAGGCGACCACTTAGTTGGTGACTTCTATGTTCTCTTCGATAAGCACCTCAAAGAGGAGTGCAAGCAGTTGCAAGAGCAGTATGAGAAGGAGGGATTGACAGCCGAAGAGGCAAAAGAAAAGGCTGAGCACGAGGCTCCACTGATGAAGGAAACACGCGATATGCTCGTGAAGTGGGAAGCTAACGACCCTGAGGTTCGTGGTTTGTGGGAAATGATGAACAACTGGGTATATGCAGGTTTCGATGAGACTTACAAAGCATTGGGCGTTGGTTTCGATAAGATTTACTACGAGTCAAGCACTTATCTCGCTGGTAAGAAGAAGGTGGAAGAAGGTCTTGCAAAGGGTCTTTTTATCCGCAAGGAAGACAACTCTGTATGGGCTGACCTCACCAACGAGGGCTTAGATCAGAAGCTCTTGTTGCGTAAGGACGGCACATCGGTTTATATGACACAGGACATTGGTACTGCAGAGATGCGTTTCAATGACTACCCTATCGACAAGATGATTTATGTTGTTGGTAACGAGCAGAACTATCACTTCCAAGTTCTCTCTATCCTCTTGGACCGTTTAGGCTTCAAGTGGGGTAAAGACCTTGTACACTTCTCATACGGTATGGTTGAATTGCCAAACGGTAAGATGAAGAGTCGTGAGGGAACAGTTGTCGATGCAGACGACCTTGTTGCTTCAATGATTGAGAATGCTAAGAGTCTTAGCGAGGATAAGGTGAACAAGTTGGAAGGTATCACTGAAGAAGAGAAGAACGAGATTGCACGTATCGTGGGTATGGGTGCTTTGAAGTACTTCATCCTTAAGGTCGATGCACGCAAGAATATGCTCTTCAACCCAGAGGAGTCTATTGACTTCAATGGTAACACGGGACCATTCATTCAGTACACTTACGCACGAATCCGCAGTATCCTCCGTAAGGCTGAAGCACAGAACATCACCTTGCCAGCATCACTCAACGACGATGCTCCACTGAACGACAAGGAGATTGCACTCATCCAGAAGCTCAACGACTTCGGTGCTGCAGTTGCACAGGCTGGTATTGACTATAGCCCAAGTGGTATTGCAAACTACTGCTATGAGCTGACTAAGGAGTTCAACCAGTTCTATCATGACTACAGCATCCTCAACGCTGACACCGAAGCAGAGAAGATTACCCGCCTTGTGATTGCCAAGAATGTGGCTAAGGTCATCAAGAATGGTATGGCATTGCTCGGTATTGAAGTGCCTGAGAGGATGTAA